CATATGCTGTTACACTAGAATAACATTCAGTAGGTTATCCATGGATATTTAGCAACCAAGTCATGTTACTGCCTATTGGTCATTTATATACAAGCAGGAACTGCCTGTTTCTGACACTTACTGCAGGGCACACGATTACGAAACTGTTCTTTTCTTGACAACCATACTGGCTGTAGTACTTTGCAAGAAATCTAACAGATGtaattatttttaacagcatacTGTAAAACCCCTGAAGCTTTCTGAGATGTGCTGATATGATAGAGTTTTCTATCGTTCCTGGTTACACTTTAACATATTAACACCCAGTTGCAGAAAGTGCCCCAGTTTATATCCTCAACTGCTTCTATACCTGGACTTTGTTAAAACTCCTCTTATGTGCATCTTTAAATTGTTGGTTCATTTTCAAAAGAGAAATCCCACACAAATAATCTGGGAAAACACATTCCTGTTCAATGTTTTATTATGATTAACTCGGCAATTGTAACTTGTTTAATAAGAGCAGTGTGTAGCTGGGATCCCTTAGCATTTTCAAAATCTTTgtgtcaagaaaaaaatactttttaaacAATACAACTTTGTGTATCAGGATGGGAAATAATCAGTAATATAAAACACTCCAGGGGCACCTGAGTAGTCCCTTGCCAAGGACagcatttcaaataaaacatcCTCTTCCAATCCTAAGCCAATTGCTCTATTTAGCAATTTAATTGAAAGTAATTTGATTAATATTTTGCGTTTCTTCACCTCTACACCAAGTTTCATTCAATTTGGCATGACAGTTCTACATTATAATgtcaacaaagagacaaaacacaaaGAACAATCACATACATTCACTGAGAAACTGATGATGAAAAATTCAAAGAGCAagaaaataaagaggaaaaactGTACAATCTTAtccgtgatttttttttctctctctcttgttcAGCTGTGTTCAACTTTGGGAACGACGGGAGTGTGTGCCTTCGACAAGCTGTCCGAACTGGGACCCGTCTGTGTGTCTCCAAGCTTTACTTACATATATCTCTTCTTTTACCACTGTTTGTAAAGCCAAAAATTATTTTGTTAATTGTATTGGGAATGAAGAAACACTGCATTTGAACCtttctgcaggtaaagaagaGGCCCTCTGGCTTCACGTAGATGCTGCATACGCTGGCTCAGCCTACTTCTGCCCTGAGCTCCGATGGTCCCTGGAGGGCATTGAATTTGCAcactcttttgtttttaacCCTTCCAAGTGGATGATGGTTCATTTTGACTGCACAGCTTTCTGGTGAGTCATTTTGTCCTCAACAATAACTATGAAATGAAATTTGGAGTTAAAAACCACTTAACCTGTTGTCGGTGCGAATCATTTGTTTCCTCAGGGTAAAGGATAGATACAAGCTCCAGCAAACCTTCAGTGTTGATCCTGTTTACCTCAGGCATGAAAACTCACAGGCAGCCACAGATTTTATGGTATTATAACATCATGTCTTCACTAAATCATAAGTGTAACCATCATAGAGACAGGCTACATTCAATAACACTACTTTTTTCGTCTCTTAGCACTGGCAAATCCCTCTCAGCCGACGCTTCCGGTCTCTCAAGCTCTGGTTTGTCATGCGCTCCTTTGGGCTGAAAAAGCTCCAGGCTCATATCAGACATGCAAGTGACATTTAGCCCTATTcttgattatttttttcagaGCAATAGTAAAACATTAAACAAATTGTGTCTGATGTGAGGCCCTCTGTTAAAGTGACAACCCACTGAAGCTTCagagtaattttttttcttctgttttaggGGATCGAGATGGCAAAGTTGTTGGAGTCTCACATAAGGAGTGAACCAAATTTTGAGGTTCCTGCTCAGAGGCATCTTGGCCTGGTGGTCTTCTGTCTGAAAGTACGCAGCACAACCTTCTAAGCTATAAAAACGCACAGAATGAGTGTTTTGCTTTTTGCATGAAGCAACACATCTGTTACTGGCTAATCATTACTAAGATGTACAAGTGTTCTCGTAACACCTTGTTCAAAGGTGAGTTCGAGGAATATAGTTTTATCAACCGAGCTCAGGTGAAGGGCAGAGTCAAAACTAAAATTTAACTGAACATGTCAGTGTTGAAATTTGTCTGAGGTCAATAACAATGCTTTACACACAATGAGGTTTTCTTTTATTCTAGGCAGGAAATGCTTTGACCCAGGAGCTTTTGAGGAGACTGACCCGTTCGGGCACAATGTACCTCATCCCTGCAGAAATTCAAGCCaaacgcatcatccgatttacgGTGACCTCACAGTTCACCACTGCAGATGACATCCTTAAGGACTGGGGCATTATATCTAAAACCGCTTCCACTCTTCTGGCTGAAATGCACGCTTTGAATAATGCAGACCAAACAAGACCAGGGGGAGATGAGGCAAAAGGAGCTGCAGAAAACCAAGACTCTCATTTAGATGCCACATCTGACGAGAAAGAAGATGCAGCCGCCCAGCTGGAAAAGGCTCAAGTGGAGCTGTGGATTGACAAGAATTGGAATCGACCTCGAAGACCAATGCGCTCTCTTAGCTGCAACAGCGAGCCTCTGCCTTACACGCACATTGGGCCGCTGTCTGGCTACGACTGTGAAACAAGGTCTGGTTTCAAAGATGCAGCAGGGGGCCTGCCCCTGCCATCAACAACAGGATCTGGCCCTTTGTATAAGATTACTGAGATGCCTTCAAATGTTCTAGGCAAACGGGTGCTAAAAAAGCTGACAAAGTTCTACAGTGTGCCCAGTTTCTGCAACCAGTGGGTTCAATGTGGTCAGCAGCAACTGTGCTGCCCTTTGAAGGTTTCGCAGGCATCTCAAAAACACCTGTCCTCCACCTGTGAAGAATGAACTGTATGCCCACTTCTCCTGTTGCCAACACAGCTCCCTCTACTACTCCACTGGAAACTGCCGCTGCACCTAAACTCCTATAATGTTCCTGAAAGCAATGaactgcagcacacacacacacccacacacccacacagtaAATCTGTTATTGATAATGAAGCAGTTTACTTCTGCATCGGCTGTGCTGATACTGAGCCTGCACAGACAGCCACTGGCAATTTGATCATCACAAAATTAAAGTTATAAGAATGCGGGATTGCTTTTCTCATTTATTAtcgtttttgtttggttttgttttaattCTCAAAACTTTTTCCTCTGAAATAAGTCATGTACAAAATATTcccaacaaaaaataaaatagctcaTGTGCTGTATATAAGTGCTCACTTTGCAGGCCATTTGTCATTATTATTGCATCCTGTATCGCCTAAAAAATTAAAAGCACTATTTGACAATCCAATAATAAAGATTGAAATCATTCAGAGTCTCAGTGTTCCCTCTTCTATAGCATTGAATATCTCCGAAGTCATGGGTACGTAGCCCTTGTCTTCCAAGAAGAATAAACGATTCTTGATGATGGTGGGGTTGAAACCTTCCTCGGCCAGCTTCACCTTCAATTGCTTAAAAGTTCCCGTCACTGCCAGTGCATCCTACCccgtaaaaaataaaatggttaTTTACTGGTCGCTGGGACATTTTCACACAATTTTTCATACAAGTTTGTAAAATTACCAGAACTTTGTTTACCTGTATGCGAATGAACCGTGGCCTCGCATAGCTGGGCAGGTAGCTTTTAACGTGCTGGTATATAGCTTTACCATCAAAGTCCATGTTTTCTTTCAGCTTTAGTGCTGCCATTCCAATTCTTCCTTCGTGTCCTAATCAGTACAGTCAATATCAAGAAAAGACTCATTTTGGTACATGATCCATTATATTTGCCACATTTTGAAGAGAGGTTGGGAGACAAATGTTTGATTTACAGATGTGATTTTGTAACAGTTATTATCTTATGAGTGTGTTCTCAATAAATCACCATGGATGTATTCATTACCTGGCACTTTTACACCGTAGACATTCGCCTCCTCAACAAAGTCCACTGTGAGCAAAATATCAGCCACCTCTGTGGTTGCCACATTTTCTCCTTTCCACCTGCATTACATGACAGTAAAGACAGAAAACATGCTTAACACAGGTGCAATGTTTGCTTTTGAAACAGGTAGCTTAAATGAAAAtaactttcttttttgttgctaAAATTATAACTATCATATGACAGTAACACACAAGACAGACAAATtgtgaaaaaaatctgtttccACTGCCTCTTCGCATTGCTTCTAATCCACTGTTTTTGAGTGAAAATAAGAACCAGAAGGAGTCACAGCCACTTCTACAGTTGCCGTGGTTTCTAGCTTGTGCATAAATGATAGCCTCATCTTCAGCGAGGAGCGCTGGATGCAAAGcggaagcacagcagagagggagaagtAAATGCTAAAATCTCATTTTTACCAAGTTCTGCCCAGTTTTACCTACTTAAAATCGAAATACTGAATGTGACGTTAACAGAGTAAACAAAATGCCAGCAAGTTCGGAAAAACAAGATATAATGCTGTCCAAAATCTGAGTTGATAAAACTGCCAGTAACACTGAATAAAATTGACCCTCAAAGGTTAAGAATCCATCCAGTTTAGGCATTGCTCTGCTCTTTTTTTAACTGAACAATTCAAAGACGATTTCCAGTGGCTACATGTCTTTGTGATGTGCATTCTGCGTTTCATCATTATTTGTCAAATTTGTTCAATTGTTCTTATCCACAGACCTGAAAGTGTCTCCAATGCGGTCCTGGAAGTAAACAAATCCCTCATTGTCTACTCTTAGAAGGTCACCACTGTTAAAGTAAACGTCTCCCTTTACAAACACATCtttcagcttcttcttctctgtctgCTGCTTGTTCTTGGCATAGCCTGTGAAGAGAGATTGTTTTCCAATCTTTCCTACCAACAAACCAGTCTCTCCTGCAGATGGAAGAAACAAACAAGATGTGTTTTCAGTGAGAAATTTAACTATAAAGAAGGGAATTAGCTTTGGGGGAATGTGGCTCACCTTTTGGGACTTCAATACAAAATCCTTTAGAGTCTCTGACTGGCTCCTCTTTCTCTGTGTCATATCTTATGAAGGCATATGGATTCGACATCTGAAAAACAGTTGAAGAATAAATCACAAGGAAAAGAAGATGTGTTAATGGAGTAATCCATGTATGTACTATGCATGTAGTAATGATAGAAATGAACCTGCTAAATTTGAGACAAGGGTCCAATCAAACCAACAACTTGACGATGGTAAATCTGACCCTGACCCGAAATGCTGAGCAAATAAGCTTGATTTCTCACTTTGTACAGAAAATGCTCTCTGCCAATAGCTCCGATTTTTCCAACGTAGTTGACAAAGCCAACATTTCCTTCAGTTGCTCCGTAGCATTCACAGATACGAATGTTCCCAAATCGCTTCAGGAACTCGGTCCAGGTATCTCCCCTGATCCCGTTCCCCACAGCCACTCGTACTTTATGATCCATTTCATTTTCTCTCTGAAAGGAAAGCATTTTTACAAATAGAaagatcaaaaacaaaaaaatgtacaaGCTGTGCATCTAACTGATGAAAAGTGTAACAGAAACTaccaaattcaaacaaaaatgtattaagGTGCTGATTAAATTTAGCACAATATTTCTATTGATAAATATCCAAACATGAGACGGACGTTTACCTTTGGTGTATTGCAGAGGTAACGCATTACCTCTCCTATGTACTGAATGACAGTCACGTTGTACTTTCTGCAGTCGTTCCAAAAGTTGGAGGCAGAGAATTTACGTCGTAAAACAACTGTGATGCCTGGCAAGAAAGGAAAAGGTTTCAGCAGGTTAACTACATTACAGTGAGAGTTCACCAAATGTTGGGAACTCACCAAGTGAACTGAACTTTAGAACTTTGAAAAGCAAACAATGAAAATCAGAGCCAGAAGGTCTGTTGTTTGAGGTCATATATCGGTTGGTTTAACCTAAAATACACCTAGTTATTATTGGGATGTGGGATGGAAACtcatatttgtcatttttacatgtagttttcacataaagtgtttttttctttctttcatgtaTTACCTCTGTCTATGGCTCCACAAAGTCCCATTAGAAAGCCAGAAGAGTGGTAGAGAGGCAGGTAAATGTAGATGACATCATTTGAGCGCACACCAGCGATACACTGAAGGAAAGATGACAGCCATACCCTCTCGTGGTTAATTACAGCTGCCTTGGGAAGACCTAAAAGATAAGGCCGCCATTATAAGCAGATGACTCTGTATATTTTTTACAGTCCTACTTATACGGCTCAAGGCCACTACAAgcaagacacaaaacaatttgAACAAAGATTACAGGTCAAGGTGAAATAGGTCTTTCAGATTACCTGTGGTCCCTGACGTGTAGATGTACAGTGCAGGAGTCTTGAGGTTCATGTTGGCCCTCAGCTCTGGTGAGAGAGGCTGATCCGAGGCCTGTTGAATCTTGTCAGAGAGGCTGTCGATGCCCTCCACATCACAGTGCTCGCTGAGGATAAAGACACGGATGCCCTGCTGCCTCAAGCTGGGCAACACCTCCTCTACTGCTCCTCTCAGCTCTGAGAGAGAAACGCAGAAGAGAGGTTGTAAGGTCTTCACAAAGGTCAATGCAATCACAATGAGATGCCTCGAGGCTACTTTAAGGAATTGCTTTATTGCAGAATTTATTCAATTGGCTGTGCATGTCATACAATTAGTAACATGAAACTGCAGCACAGAAATGTTTAACTGATTATTGGTATGTAAGAAAGTATCTCCATCTTTCCTGATCGTTCCTGTTCAGGTTTTGTCAAACGATATGACCAATTATCACAAGAAAAAGTACACCTAGAATAACACACAGAGAACACGTTTCTGGAAGGAAACAAATTTACCATCAGTTTCTGACTTCCTTAAATAAATATGACAAAATTCCACGATTTGGGAAATGTGAAAAttccactttaaaaaaaaaacacaaggcaGCATATGTGAAATGAATTCCACACACAGCCTGTGTCCGTTTCTTTGTCAAAGCTTACCGGCACCAACGATGAGGGCCTTGGCATCGCAGCAGGAGAAGCAGTGCAGCAGGGACCTGGATCTGATGTTGTGGTTGAGGAGAGCCGCTACGCATCCCAGCTTGGCCAGCGCCAACCAAACCCACACGTACTGAGGTTCGTTTTCCACAAAGAGGGCCACCGTGTCCCCCGCCATCAGGTGGGCGTGCGTCGATAGAGCTCTGGCCACTTTGTTGCTCTCTTTGTCGGCTTGGCTGTAAGTGTAGGACGTTCCCTCGAAAATGATAAACTTCTTGTGTGGATGCTTCGCCACTTTGTCCAGAAAGCAGTCTAAAATACTAACAAACTTTTTCTTGAGTTTGCTCATGCGCATCCCGATGCGCAAGGCACTAATTGCGTAATTTAGATCTCCGAAAAAATAGGGGTTTCGCAGGTAAAGCAATATGGGCAAAATTGCCAAAACGGTACAAATGATATAGGCAATCATCATTATCGGGAGTAATGTGTCTGTCCTGCTGCTATGCGAGTACTGAAACTTTTAACATCTCATTCCAGCGGTGGGTGGATATATTCTGTTTACGCCTCTTGAACTTTGGACGACTTTCTCTTCTGTGGGTGTACTCTCGTGGTCTCGAGTGTTAACAATTGAATTGCTGCTAGAAGAATATGATCCCCGGGTTATGTTCCCAGGGTTCCCCATTTTGAACTCATGAAGGTGGATTGTTCAGCCACTCAGAGGGGAAAAGTGGGTCATGATTCCTGCTGTGACTGGAACTAACTCCGGATGAACTTTATTAACTTGTGCCTGTTGTTATATTTGATTGGCTCTTCACTGAATCTGATGAAGAGGCTCCTCGTGCTATCTGTCAGTATTCTTAATCAGGAATGGGTTTTAATGCCGGCGTCCTGTAGTTTGAGTTGATAGGTGTGtgctaatgataataataagtaataaaaataatgtattattttctcaatttttctcacgtaacagtaaaaaaaactaaaatataaaTGACAGAGCCCAAAAACTGTCATGTGCATACCAGTGTGTTTGTAATAAATACTCCCACTTGTACAGTAAAGtgctattattttctttattacattttattCAGTGCAAAGCACTTCTCTTGAGCTGCAAAGTGACCCTCAAAAGCATGTGTGCTTAAATTGTTATGCAGAATGATGATTTTGGGCCAAATGCTTGCTGGCAAAACACTATTTAAGGAGCAAACAATCCTGTTCAAAATAAACTTATCCATACTTATCTATCAAAAATGATTGAATACAACATAACAAagcataaaaatgtatttatcatATGTATAATTAGCttgttctgggttttttttttttttacccgtaGTAATATATAGCGCAAGGGTAAATTATAACTAACTTTAGCCAAAACAGTATAGCTGAAAGTAAGGTTGTTTAAATTTACAATCGTCAAATCAAAGTTCAACTGCCAGATCtcactctctcttttttttttcttctcatcccAAGCAGTAAACTagacataaaagaaaaagaatggaTCTATAATACACTGCAGTACTTGGAAACATGTTTTTCTGAAGTGGTATCAAAGAGTAAAATGATCCACTGTTCCTATTTTGTAAGTTCACATATTTTCATGTGCTTCAACGATTTGCCAAAATGAGGTGACATCCACTTCACAGGAGTGTTTGATCTTGACCGCAATGTAACTAGATGTACCTGtagatttagattttatttcatcctttttAAATAAGTCTTGCTGCAGGTTAAAGACATACTGTATGTTGTCCATGTCACTTTGTAATGAACACAAAAGGAGATGCGCCTTATTGCTCAACATCAGTGTTGGATTTCAGTTATGCTCTTATTGCAGAATGTGAGCAAATCCCCACAGACGTTTCCAGAAGGTTTGGGCCATGTATGGCAACTGTTAAAACAAGCACATGGCATACATTCCCCAACCTACACCGAGGACAGTGTCTGGAAGTGTGAGTGTTTGGCTCCACCTGGTGATTTTTTtgtcagtcacatgtgaaaTCTTTCCTTGTAATGTTTGGCGAGCAAAATCACAAAAGGCGTACACATGGTAACTAGTTCTTTTTTTACAGAAAGAATcagtttcatttttctgttttggcAAAGTGATCTATATTTACAGATATTGGTAAGTCAGGAATTTCATAATACGCCTTATTCTACACGTTTTTGTCAGCCACAGACACCACATGCTACTGACATCTTTCATAAAAGAGAATAATCAAACTGTCTGTAAGTTTAATGCCTTGTGGTTGGTTTCCCAAGATGATTAATAACTTCCTATTAAACTGCAGCATCCATCCACGTGTGATACAACACCCACTATCACCATACAGCAACACTTGTCAACACAGATATCGTGCAGAGTATAGAGTAAGCAGCAATCCTCGCACTGAAGCACAGCCATTATACAACTACATGCTATCTATATCATCACTTCCTGGTCAAATATATTATTAATATGACTGAACATCTCCCCTTGCAGGTTGACTCCAGACACTGAAGTGAGTCCTGACATTAGATTGTTACACTAACTTCCATATAcgtttcctttttaaaaaaaaaaaaacaaacaaaggatAATCATTATTAAAAGACTGTTACGTCCCTGAGCTGAAAGTTCAGTCTGAAAATGCCTGCATAGCTTGTGAACCTGCTCATAGTTTGATGCCTCCTGATATGATGGAGCTGTAGAGCTCAGCGGTCAGCGGAATGTAGCTCTTAGCATTATCATCCAGGATGTAAAGAGGGTCCTGGATACGTCCTGGATCGAAACCCTGCTCCACCAGCTTCACCTTCATCTGCTTGAAAGTCCCTGTCACCTCCACGGCACTCTGGACAGAAAGCACTCATGAAAAAAACACTGATCACGTGATCACAGTCATCTCTTGAAAATAgaactgtttgtttttaaatatgaACATATGCCCAGGGTTTCATTTGAGAGTAAAATGAAGTAAACTATGTGCAAAACTGATTTACCTGTACCCTTATGAAGCGAGCTCGTGCATATGAGGGCAGATAGCTAACCACATGATTATAGATTTTACTTCCATCAAACTGTGAATCTTCCTTCACAGTTACAGCTGCCATCCCTATCCGCCCCTCGTGTCctgagtaaaaaaaagaaataaaacaaacacagattAACTAAGTTGTCACAAAATCAATGTCTCTCTGCAATGTAATGCTATAAAAAAATCCCATTCTGGTTAAAGCACACAGATGGAATGACTATCACCTGGCACTTGGACTCCATAAACGTTGGCTTCTTGGAGACAATCTATGATCGTCAGGATGTCAGACACCTCAGTTGTAGCGACATTCTCACCTTTCCACCTGTGGGTTCAAACAAGTTACAACTCCATATCAACTagattttttccccctttaatCAAGCTAATGCAtgttggtttaaaacgaaaaaaaaaaaaaaaaaaaagcatatgcTTCCTCTACTTGATAAAACCCAACACCTAAACAAGAAATACAAGTGGGCCAAGAATTCCAACGCTTCTCGGAAGATTAGGATATATTTTAAAGATGAAAGGTGGGCTGGAGGTTACTCAGTGCTAACAGACAAATGTTTCAACACCATAGTGTTTGATCAGAGtcagaaaatgtatgaaatgtttATAATACATAGCCAATGGCACAGTGAGGGGAAGATAACATGAGCAGTGAAACCATAATCATGCTAATGGTACAACTGTCTGCGCGGTCCCTTGATAACAAAGATAGACCGAAGGGAAAAAATACTTTGGTGGTCTAATAaaagtatcttttttttaaaaatacagcATTTGTGATGGAAACTATGTTGTATAAAAATGATTAACTGCAACAATAAGttcttcataaaaaataaactacacTTCATTTGCCAGAAAAAAATGTGCTCTACGCtactttttttaatcaattaaaaaaCCTGCTGTTTCTGACTTGTGTCagttgtgtgtgtttacctctgAGCAGAAACAAGTCTTATTTGTCGTAAAATACTTTGCTCGATAGTTAAGCACGAAGTCAAAAATCAAATCATGACGCAATGTGTACCTGAATGTGTCACCAACGCGATCCTGAAAGTAAATGAAGTTGTCACTATCGATCCTCATTAGGTCTCCAGTGTTGAAATAAAGATCTCCTCTTTTGAGAACATTCTGAATTTTTTTCCTCTccgtttgttctttgttttgggcGTAGCCAACAAAGGGTGCTATGTCTGTGATCTTTGACACCAGCAGTCCCGTTTCACCTAAAAacgaaataaatgaataaatagaataGCCAAGCTAAACAcgaacctctcagagagaagagTTTAAAAAGGTAATTGTGCTATTCAGCTAGACAATTAATGTTGTTCTTCACCTTTGGGCGACTCAATGCAGAGGCCGCTGGCATCTCGCATCGGTTCGTCTCTCTCAGTGTCGTACTTTACAAGAGTATAGGGAAACAGCTTCTACCAAAGGAACATGTACATGTATTGTAATCAGTGTCCAATGCATTTTTATACCATTCGAATAAAACAATGTTGTTAAACAACACATTTTTAAGCCACAAATAACCATAACTTTCCTCAACAAGGGATCTGCATGGTGGtgctttttaaacatttcagtGGTCAAAAACATCATCAGATTTCCACAAAATTTACAAAGTACCCAAATactaaaaaactaaaactatCCTGTTTAATTGTTTAGTCATTGAAGAAAATGATGCTACACTACAAATCAGTAAGAGACAAAAATATATAAGACTTCATTTGAGGCTGATTTCAGAGTCAGGGATTTTTTTCAATCAGTGGGAAAACAATTAGGTGCGATGCACTTGATTGGGTCTCAGATTCTGGAACAAAATGTTTGCAGAAGCATGACAGGTGTTTCTGAGGACCTCAGAAAGAGAGTTCATTTTGTTTATCAGTCtgaaaatatgacaaaacaaTGTCTAGTTTATACTCCTCCAATCAACAATCAGACACATTGTGGACAAATGAAGGACTTTGTTTCCCTTTCCTAGGTGTTGTCAAGCAAAAGAGATTAAGCTAGTGAGTTGAGTTCATATTTACAAACAAACTGGATTCGGTTCAtctaaaaaaattaataaaaaatgttaaaagttaaaaggataaaaaaaaaaaagaataattttgGTTTTAGATGTGGTCATTCTTACCCGATGCAAAAAGCTGACTCGTCCAACAGCTCCGATTCTCCCTGCGTAGTTGACGAATCCCACATTTCCCTCAGTGGAGGCATAGAACTCCAGAACGTTAATGGTCCCAAAGCGATTGAGAAATTCTCTCCATACCTCTGCTCTGACACCATTTCCAATGGCCAGCCTTACTTTATGGTCCTTGTCATTGTCTCTCTgcattttgacacaaaaataagaataaaaaggtGAAGCATTGTGCGTGTACTTTCCTAAACAGTTACTTCAATATGTCAAAATATTGGACTGAAGACTTGAGGTATTGCATGATCAATCAATTAGGATAATCAATTAATCCTAAAgcagtgctaaaaaaaaaatcaaaaggacacttcttatgaaa
This Odontesthes bonariensis isolate fOdoBon6 chromosome 1, fOdoBon6.hap1, whole genome shotgun sequence DNA region includes the following protein-coding sequences:
- the hdc gene encoding histidine decarboxylase is translated as MQAEEYNRRGKELVDYITQYLGSIRERRVIPDVKPGYMRDLLPDTAPTEPEDWENIFNDIERVIMPGVVHWQSPHMHAYYPSLTSWPSMLGDMLADAINCVGFTWASSPACTELEMNMMDWLCKALGLPFFFLHHHPDSRGGGILQSTVSESTLVALLAARKDKILKLRAELDQEVDDSILNSRLVAYASEQAHSSVEKAGLISLVKIRFLPTDEQLSLRGDTLKQAIQEDRRRGLVPFMLCSTLGTTGVCAFDKLSELGPVCKEEALWLHVDAAYAGSAYFCPELRWSLEGIEFAHSFVFNPSKWMMVHFDCTAFWVKDRYKLQQTFSVDPVYLRHENSQAATDFMHWQIPLSRRFRSLKLWFVMRSFGLKKLQAHIRHGIEMAKLLESHIRSEPNFEVPAQRHLGLVVFCLKAGNALTQELLRRLTRSGTMYLIPAEIQAKRIIRFTVTSQFTTADDILKDWGIISKTASTLLAEMHALNNADQTRPGGDEAKGAAENQDSHLDATSDEKEDAAAQLEKAQVELWIDKNWNRPRRPMRSLSCNSEPLPYTHIGPLSGYDCETRSGFKDAAGGLPLPSTTGSGPLYKITEMPSNVLGKRVLKKLTKFYSVPSFCNQWVQCGQQQLCCPLKVSQASQKHLSSTCEE
- the LOC142396454 gene encoding long-chain fatty acid transport protein 2-like yields the protein MMIAYIICTVLAILPILLYLRNPYFFGDLNYAISALRIGMRMSKLKKKFVSILDCFLDKVAKHPHKKFIIFEGTSYTYSQADKESNKVARALSTHAHLMAGDTVALFVENEPQYVWVWLALAKLGCVAALLNHNIRSRSLLHCFSCCDAKALIVGAELRGAVEEVLPSLRQQGIRVFILSEHCDVEGIDSLSDKIQQASDQPLSPELRANMNLKTPALYIYTSGTTGLPKAAVINHERVWLSSFLQCIAGVRSNDVIYIYLPLYHSSGFLMGLCGAIDRGITVVLRRKFSASNFWNDCRKYNVTVIQYIGEVMRYLCNTPKRENEMDHKVRVAVGNGIRGDTWTEFLKRFGNIRICECYGATEGNVGFVNYVGKIGAIGREHFLYKMSNPYAFIRYDTEKEEPVRDSKGFCIEVPKGETGLLVGKIGKQSLFTGYAKNKQQTEKKKLKDVFVKGDVYFNSGDLLRVDNEGFVYFQDRIGDTFRWKGENVATTEVADILLTVDFVEEANVYGVKVPGHEGRIGMAALKLKENMDFDGKAIYQHVKSYLPSYARPRFIRIQDALAVTGTFKQLKVKLAEEGFNPTIIKNRLFFLEDKGYVPMTSEIFNAIEEGTLRL